A single region of the Phalacrocorax aristotelis chromosome 17, bGulAri2.1, whole genome shotgun sequence genome encodes:
- the LRRC26 gene encoding leucine-rich repeat-containing protein 26, whose protein sequence is MRCRRVTSTVLACLLLLRPLPSPACPAACRCSSGEVDCSERALREVPQNLLANTSTLWLGYNFITVLGPRSFPLLPGLLLLSLPHNRLGLIHSQALVGLGALQELDLSNNYLTVLAPETFLPLTSLATLNLGSNRLGELEPGVLHALPQLRALLLQDNPWVCSCGILPLWRWLSHNREKVREKSLLLCRVPEQLNNYPIMAFRNESFRQCQETSLSAQHYIAFLIIGPFSFMASIFFCTFMGSIIVIYNNLRKESYFWRRPHICRGR, encoded by the exons ATGCGCTGCCGGAGGGTCACCAGCACTGTGCTggcctgcctgctcctcctgcgCCCGCTGCCCTCGCCAGCCTGCCCCGCCGCCTGCCGCTGCTCCTCAGGGGAGGTGGACTGCAGCGAGCGTGCTCTCCGCGAGGTGCCACAGAACCTGTTGGCCAACACCAGCACCCTGTGGCTCGGCTACAACTTCATCACTGTGCTGGGGCCGCGgtccttccctctcctgcctgggctgctgctgctcagcctgcCCCACAACCGCCTGGGGCTGATCCACAGCCAGGCGCTGGTGGGGCTCGGGGCACTGCAGGAGCTGGACCTCAGCAACAACTATCTAACTGTGCTGGCCCCCGAAACCTTCCTGCCCCTCACCAGCCTGGCCACGCTCAACCTGGGCAGCAacaggctgggggagctggagCCCGGGGTGTTGCatgccctgccccagctccgaGCCCTTCTCCTGCAGGACAACCCCTGGGTGTGCAGCTGCGGCATCCTGCCCCTCTGGCGCTGGCTCAGCCACAACAGGGAAAAAGTGCGAG AGAAGAGTTTGCTCCTGTGCAGAGTCCCGGAGCAGCTGAACAATTATCCGATTATGGCCTTCAGGAATGAATCCTTCAGGCAATGCCAGGAGACCTCACTCTCTGCCCAGCACTACATCGCCTTCTTGATCATTGGACCATTCTCATTCATGGCCAGCATCTTCTTCTGCACCTTCATGGGCTCCATCATCGTCATTTACAACAATCTGCGCAAGGAATCCTACTTCTGGAGGAGACCCCACATCTGCAGGGGCCGCTGA